The sequence TTCACGGTTGTGATTGagtaaatcattggccattggtgattaACTCACttttcagctcctctctcctccctggaggTCAGACCAACCTTCTAATCATTCCAAGATCTCTTTGGCCACAGTCCCCTTCCTGAAGCCATCAAGGGCCCCCAACATGAGCCATTTGTTAACATGCAAAGACCATTCTTCACCCTAGGAACTCCAAGGGTTTTAGGGGTCATGTGAAGGAACAagagacaaagaccaaatattgaTTTCTTATATCACATCCAGTAACCCCACAGTCCAGTGTTAGGGTATATCTGTCACCCCCAGTGAGATCTCTTGTGTCTTTTACAATTAATCGTCATCCCTAGTTCCAATTCCAGGCAACCATggatctttctgtctctatggatttacttTTTCTAGATATTTTGTATTAATGGAATAATGCAAAATCTCtgttttgtctggcttctttcacttggcgtAATATTTTTGAGGTTGTCCATGTTAGAAATGTagttcatccctttttatggctaatatttcattgtatggatgggTCACATTTTTGCTTATTCCtctatcagttgatggacatttgcatTTTTCCACTTGAAGGCTATACTGAATAATGCTGCTGGAACATTTGCATGAAtaacttatttacttttaataataataatctgtgTATGGAGGAGGAAAGTTTCAAAATGGAAGTGATATGTAGATCGTGATTCTCTGATTTTTACTTCATGCCACTGTTTTAAGAGTTAAGGTCCTGTTTGCATATATTTCTATGTGATTCATAACACACATCTACTTGGTTAGTTCTGAGAACTATGGCCCAGAAAATTAGAAGCTGCCCCTGCACAGTATTGTGAAACCAAGGACAAGACTAGGGATGAGAGATAAGCAGTTTAGCAAACTAGCTTATGCAAGCCCTGAATGTTAGAAACAAAGGACTAGAAAAGCACACTGTAGCCTAAAATGAAGTCTCTTTTCTAGCATGTATACTTGTGTTTTTGCATAAGGTCTTTTAAGGATATTTCAGAAGCTTAGATGAATGTGCTGAGTTACCTGAAaatgtgttattgttgttcagtcaactaggtcatgtctgattcttttgtgaccccatgaactgtagcccaccaggctcctctgtccatgggatttcccaggcaagaattctggagtgggttgccatttctttctccaggggatcttcttgacctagggatcaaacccgcgtctcttgcattgtaggtggatatGTCCAGAAATGTGTTGAGTTACCTGGTAATTATCaggtaatatataataaaaatatagatatataatatttatttatttggctccccaggtcttagttgtagcatgcagggtctttaatTGCAGCCTGAGAactcttggcatgtgggatccagttccccgaccagggatggaacccaggctccctgcttgGGGAGCTTGGAGccccagccactgggccaccagggaagtccctatcaaGTATATCTTAACGTATGGACAAGAACCCAGGAAGCTGGAAAGAATGAGTGGATTCTGCAGATGAAGCCTACAAAAGTACAGGGGACAGGGCTGCAGGGTGGATGGGGAGTGGACAGTGCCTGATTTTGGAAACAGCTCCCAAGTATCTGGTGCAGGACCTCTTCCTCACCTCCCACCATCCACACAGCTAATGGCCTCGTCCAGCTCCCAGGTAGGAGTTTTATCCAAGCCTGAGCACATGCACTCACCATAGTGATGGGCTTAGAGATGGGCATATGATTTAATTTAGTTGGTCTGAAGTTTTTCACTTCATGGGTAGAGAGAGGATTGTGACAGAAAAGCTGGTTTTCTACTGGAGTCAGTGATCTGATAGAAGTCCAGTGCGATTGGGTCCACactgtggggggaaaaaatgattgTCCAAGAAAGAAGCCAAAGAAGAGAAAGTTAATCTCCTGAGACAGATTTTTGATGGTACCTCTTCAGTCCCTGGCAGGGCCCAAATGTTAATAaattcctccctctctcttttttttttaaataacccaGTTGGAGACGGGGTTTTGTTGTCGGCAATTCAAAGAGTCTTGACTCTTCTCTTGCTTGGAATACATCGAGGTCatcagaatttaatttaaaaacatgagaGTGACAAGCTGCCTCTTGTTCCTAAGTGAGCTGGAGCAGATTCTTACCTGTTCAAGTGTTTCTGGCTGAGCCTTAGGCAGAGAGCGGGTTGTTTGTCTTGTCCCTGAATCATcgcttccttctctcttcctctgctgggAGGTGATCTCAGTTTGGGAGGGAAACCAGAGCAATTTCAAGTCTACTTGATGAAGACTTCCTTACCCACTCAGCGAAGCTGATAAGAACAAGAGCCACTCCTGtgacacagatgagaaaaccaagactcGGGATGGCTAGATGCTTGGGTCAcggagacacagagaaaagatcaGCCTGCCCAGGGCTTTCTGTTGCTTTTACTGCAATGCCTTTCACTTTGAGagggggtccagccctggctcgTCCAGGGCATTCTCTTCACCTGCCTGCTAGCCTTCCTGAGGACATGACCTCCCCTGCACCTGGCACGAAGTACATGGTCCACATTAAACCCCGATCACGTACTTGTGATGACAAAAGAGAAGACTCGGATGTAAAGAAGAAAAGGTAGACTTTGAAGCGAGGACACATTTTATGTGCTGGGTGAGATATTTGAAGCCTaaccatcttctttttttttaattaatttttaaaatttatttttggctgtgctgggtcttcattgctgtgcaggtttttctctagttgcggggggtgggcttcttgttgcggtggattctcttgtttcggagcacgAGCTCTGGGGGacggggctcagtagttgcagttcctgggctctagagcacaggattaatagttgtagcacacaggctttgtggctcagaggcatgtgggatcttcccagaccggggatggaacccatgtcttctgcattggcaggctgatttttttttttttttaaaccactgagccaccagggaagccctgaagcctAACATCTTCTGAATAGAATTAAGCAATTGTGAAACTGGTGGTTACTAAATCGCCTTGGGATTTTAGTTAAGTTATCAGTTAAAGAAGATGAGTCTGATTCTGACAGGGAAATGCATAGGAATGATGACCATATACTAAGCAGGGGCTTTGCACTTTTTATCTGTGATGCTCAGCATTCTCCTGAAGCTAGTGATCATTCCCATTCCACAGATTGGGAAATATGGGCTCGGAGGGGTGATCAACCAGCATTCATGGCGTTCTGATCCCAACCCCAAAACATCATgttgtagctttaaaaaaatccttgtaACTGAGCTGCAATTACTGCCAGTTAATCACATTCTTTGAAGAATATAATCTATATCGGAATTTTTAAGTTTGCAGCTGCCTCCACATTTGAGGACCGCTGCTCATAAGTGATTCTGGTTCTAGAAGAATTTCCAGTGCAGTATGCCACTCACTCccttctttgtgaccctttgatcTTTAGAGGAAGTCAGATCAAGCACTTCTGATCTGATGCTGTGTGGAGACTACAAGGATGCTAACACAATCTGGGTTTTCTGGGCAGCCTCGTTCCGCAGGAGAGACGTGCCTTTGTCAAGGGATGGCAGGCAGCTAAATCTCCAGGATTTAGATCTCTGACCAGCAGGCAGAGAGCTGAGTGTCTGCAGAGGAACCAGGAAGGGCTGGATGCCTAGTGGGGACAAAATTGAATGTGCATGTGGTCATGGTGCTTGGAGTAATGGGAAGGGTTCCCTCGGAGGGGGAAACTCTTTTCtaactttcctctttcaaaaGTATGCCTTGCTTGCTTCTCAGCCCATTTTTACCCATGTGAGAATTGTCTAGTGGGACTTGGAGTTGATGGAATCTTCTCAGTAGTGGGTGACTCAGAGGGTAGACTGTCTGCCGGGTGATTCATGCTCGAGTCTTCAAAACTGAACTCACTTGCTTGCTTCATTTCATCTCGAGCAGTGGCTGCTGTGTGGATTGGCCACCTGGgccaggagaagggaaatggaagatgatttctgaagaaggaaaactgatgatgatttcatttaattatgACCCCTTGTGACTTCCCGAGGCTTTTCCTTGGCTTTATGTGATGGGATAAATGTGCTTGCTTTGTCAAGAAGCCACCTTAACCGTGACTTTCAGCTGTGGAAATTCTTCTATTCTCAGTTGTGGATGGCCTTGTAGacccgcagcagcagcagcagtagcaactcGGCACATGAtagaaatgcagagtcccaggccccctcccagccctgtgATTCAGAATCTGCATCTCCACAAGATTTTGGGatcttccagggaatcttgaCTGTGCATTTCTATTCGAGAAGCCTGCATAGGGTGAGACCAGAATATAGTAAAGTGACCCATTAATgtcctttaataataataatatcagtaGGAATAACATcaagggaccccagggactgtgctaATAAGTCTTTGATGTATTATTTCATTGAAACTTCTCAGCAACACTGGATGGAGGTACTAAcattattccctttttttttctggcaaggAAACAGAAATGCACATGTGGGTGAGAGGCAGTGAGAGACAGGGCCCTGGATCCAGCTCACATCTCATCTGCCTCTAAAGTTCATGACCATGAGCTCTATGCTACGATGTTAGTCTGTGTGAATGAGTGAAAGATGCGGTCACAAGTTGCTTCCATGTGTTCATTTGCTCCTCAGATGTTTTCTGAGTTCCGGCTTCAGAGCAGGCATGGAGTGGGCTTGGAGGAGATAGGATGGAGCCCGCCTCCCCATGCACCCCCAATTCAGAAGGGtaatgggaggaggaaggggaggagcaggGGCATGAATAAATAGCCGAATCCCAATGGGCATCACAACTTCATGTCCTGGGCCAACCTTGAGGGGGAATTCAGCATTTTGCTGTCCCCCTCCAAGGGAAACCCATTGCTCCAAGCACCATGACCACATGCACGTTCAATTTTGTCCTCActaggacagaggatgagatggctggatggcatcacaactcgatggacgtgagtttgagtgaactccgggagttggtgatggacagggaggcctgacgtgctgcaattcatggagtcacaaagagtcagacatgactgagcaactgaactgaactgaactggggcatCTAGGCCTTCCTTGTTCCTTCTGCAGATGCTCAGCTCTCTGCCTGCTGGTCAGAGATCTAGGTGCTAGAGATCTAGCTGCCCACCATCCCTTGACAAAGGCACGTCTCTCCTGTGGAACGAGGCTGCCCAGAAAACCCAGATTGTGTTAGCATCCTTGTAGTCTCCACACAGCATCAGATCAGAAGTGCTTGATCTGACTTCCTCTAAAGATCAACCGGTCACAAAGAAAGGGATGAGTGACACCAGACTGGAAATGCCGATTTTGTTGTCTAGTTTTCTACTTCCTTTTTATACCTTAATTAGAAGCATTTCTGTGGCATTCTGCTTGCCTTATCCTCAGTGGACCAGAAGGGCAGATCACAAGTTCCCTTGAATCACCTCCTctagtggtttttgttttcacttctagCTAATTCTTTTGCACATCACATCTTACATGTAAACCCAATATGTGAACCAGATCCCGGGACAGCATGACTCTCTGAGCTTGGAGCCCTTCCCTCTTCTCAATCTCTtcccctcttttttccccttccaccACCAGCCTCCCCGTCTTGctttgcccccacccccatgggCCTCTGTATTTGTCAGGATGATATTGCTTACAAATGACAGTAGCTCGGTAACAGAAAGTCCAGGCGTAGGACTAGCTTCAGGCATAGCTGCAGGCAGGCACTCAAATGAGAACAGCAGGCATTCTGTCTCTTTAGTCTGCCTCCTGCTTTCTCTGATGTTGGCTTCATCCTCAGATGCCACTCCTGCCAGCCGGGGTAACTTGGCACCCAGTGGTCCACGGGAAGGAGTACTTTCTTAGTGTTCAAGGACTGAGAGTCCCCCTGAGCTGCCTTGAGTCAGAGACATGGCTACTGTGCCCAAGACATGGAGGACTCATGAGCCAGGTACCTCCCTGGTGGCTGGTGTTGATGGGGTCCATGTCACCTGATCCACAGTCCCGAGGCAGCAGTCACCTGGGACCGCCATGGACAAGAGCAAAGGCTAAAAACCTCCCATCACATCCAGCTCTGCCACCTGCAGGATGCGTGACTGAAGTCTAGAGACTTCAGCGAGAGAGTTGTTCATGCCCACACCAGCCTAGAGCCATGCCAAGTCCCAGGCTCTCCTGAATTTCAGCTCAGAGTTTCCTCTATTGACGCACCCAATGTTTTCAGAGAGGGGCAAACCATTTTCTTTCCTGATAAACAAAGTCCTTCAAAGCACTTCTTGTGGTATTCACCCTAAAGGACCATCAGTGACCTTGCTCTTGCGTGCCTGCTGATGACAAGTTGGAAGATGCGAGCCTCTTAGAATCCAGCAGTGTAATGGCATGAACGGAACGAACACAGAGCAGGACTCTTCCTCCTGTAATTAGAAATGTGGAAagaatctttctttcttctttgtttctcagtATCTATCATTAAAGTGAGACAAGTGCTCTATAACATTCAGGGAAATGAGCCAGTTATTCAGGTATTTCatggaaaatacatttctttgGCTTGAGCAACTCACCTCCTTAGCTGCTTCCCACTTCCATTCAACTGCTGCCTCTGGCGATAGATAGGCTTTCTGTGTTGCCTGGTGAAAACATGACAAAAAGGAGAATATGTAaggatttttctgtgtattcattaTTAATACTTCTGGCAGAAAGTACACAGAGTTCTCTACTGGGGCTGAGAGCTGCTGAAGCCCATCCAAGCCTGGAGAGCATAGCCACAGGCCACGTGTTGCATCGCACGGTGGGTCTGTGGGCAACGCATGAACCGTGGGGCCTGACTGGCTGAGTCCTAGTTCTGCTCCCCCAATTCTGAGCAGCCTGGGTCTGGATGATTAACCTCTTCCATGATCCTATTAATAAGATTCCATTTAATAGTGCTTATTATCTCATAGGGTTTTCATGAGAATTCAATGAGTTACTATATCTAAGTGTTTAGTCCAATGTCTGGTACATAATTATACCAGGTAATGAGTTTTACTATTATTGTCATTTACTGAATTTGGCTCTCAAATAAGTGTTTTTATGTGAGAAAGGTTGAGTTCTTCATTTAAAGGGTTTGCTTGTATTCTGCATTTTGTCAGAAAACAACAGGTACAAAGTTCCTGAGGCTGGAATGAATACAGTGAGTTTGAGTCCAATTGAGGGGTGAGTATGGgccggggctggggggagggttGGGGGCTTACTGGAGGAAATCAATTGTTAGGACTTTTTAGGgcatggttgttgttcagtcactcagtggcgtctgaccctttgcaacctcaaggactgcagcacaccaggcttccctgaccttcactatcttgggagtttgcttaaactcacgttCGTTGAGTCGATGAGgtcttccagccatctcatcctctgtcacccccttttcctcctgccctcaacctttctcatcagaatcttttccagtgagtcagctcttcacatcaagtggccaaagtactggagcttcagcttcagtactaGTCCTTCTAATgcgtattcagggttgatttcctttaggattgtctggtctgatctccttgtagGGCAGGATAGGGAAGTGGAATTTTATTCAAGGCCACTGAAGAGTTTTGAGCAGAAGTGTGATATTATCTGATTAGATCTTTACTTGACTGcactggctgctgtgtggagaatggattTTAGCGGAGGTGAGGGTGGGTAAATGTTTTCATCCACGGAGGCTTGGGTGTGTTGTAGCTCCCAGTCCTATAAAAAGGCATCACGATTAAGCTCAAAACTTCAACTTAAATAAGGACCACAGGAGATGATTTCTAGGGGTACTGGGAGTAAGCCCCTGTGGTGATTCTGCCTTGGTGATAGGGGGTGAAAGTGAACACAATGAACGAATGAAGATAGaatgtgcttttatttccaaGCATTAAGCGTATTGGGAACCTGACTGTCCCACTGCGTAAAATGCACAGTGGGTTCCTGTATGAAATCTGGGGAAGTGGTTGTGGAGGAGAGAGTGACAGCCTGACATCCAGGGTCATTCACCCCAGAAATGGATGCACTCCTACGGGTACCCACAGACTTTGGAAGAGTATAACAAGTAGAATGATGACCTGTCTTCTTGGTTTTTATGACAGCTCAACGGAGGCTCTGTTACGAACGTCTGGACTTGTGTTTGTAGAAATAGTCCTTAAAGCCTCTCTCTATGGTAGCACATGTCTCTGGGGTCATTGGGCCATCGTTCAACACTGCTGTTTCCAGGAGAGGCACTAGGGTGTCTGGGTTGGACTTGGGGGTGTGGGTGGACACCCCGAGTTTGAATCTCCACTTCTCTACTTGTAACTGAGTTTCTGTAGACTTCTTTACTTCCCTGAGTTTCAgatgcctcatctgtaaaataaggatgagCCTCATGTTTGCCTCAAGGGGTTATGCAGAGATCAAAGAATCAAGTGCCGGTAAGGAACTTAGCACAGCTCCTGGCATGGGGTCAGCACTGCATGTGGATGTGTGTTTTTGACTGTGCATTGTGCTCATGAGAAAGTGCTCTGTGTCCCTGCTATTTAAAAGGTGGTCCCCGACCAGCAGCCATACCCTGTGGGAGCTTGTCAGAGTCAGAAATTCAGCATCtgagagagtaacattgacatatatacacactaccatgcgTCGAATAGCTTTTGGGaggctgctgtatagcacagggagctcggctTGACACTCTGTGAtgactagaggggtgggacggtgaggggtgggagggaagctcaagagagaggatgtatgtatacttataggTGATTCAcatcattgtacagcagaaactaacacaacattgtatagcaattatactccaattgaaaataagttaaaaaaataaaggattaaaaaaaaaaagaaactcagaacCTTCGGCTTCACTCCCAATCTGTTGAATTAGCTTTAGTGCTTGAACAAGATCCCGGGAGATTTCAGCAGATGTTTCTGTTCAGAAGCACTGCTCTGGGCTAAAATGTACATAGAAAGGGCAACTGGATCTGTTTTGATTACGGAAAACTGTTGGCAGCATTGTGTTGGTGCAAAAAGACATCAGCCTCATGGCACAAAATATACAGAGACCCTGAAGTAGCTGGGCATTCTCGGGCAGTCATGTTTGGGACAGAggttcttcatctataaagtgacTCATCTATGTCAGAGACTTGTTGAcagtataaatgaaataatgtgaaaGCTAATATGAAAGAGTGCAAAGTacattatttttatcttgtttgcATAGAAAAAGGACATCATAATCCCTAGAGCCGTCAATACCATTTTCAAAGAATTCGATTCCCCATTTTCCACATCAATTTTCCGGGAGGCAGGGGACAAGACCTATTATTTGGTGTCTCGATTAAAATAATGCAGAGTGGCAGTGGCCCAGGAATCTCAGCCTGATATTTTTGGAAACTAAATGGGAGAGTTTTGTAGTTTGGCTAAAAAGCATTGCCCTAGAAAAGGCCAGAAATGCTGTCAATGGGGATGTTTATGCCATTGACAAAATAGTCACGGAATTGCAGTAGACGGCCATGAGCAGAAGCCAGTGGGATGCTTCCGGGTGGTGTGGTTCAATGTGACACACGTTTATCAGCCACGACagccttttttttattatttccaaacATCACAACCAAAGCAAGAAACAAATCCTATTGTTCACATTAGCACAGATCAAGTACAGCAAGCCTCAGTATATTATAGCACAAGAAAAATACACAGTTGTATACCGAAGACACAGCATAATGTAAGAATTCGTGGGAGAGGGGAACGTGGGGACAACCAGAAAGTACAGTCTGAAGTCCTCTGGGATGGAAGGGGGTCTGACAGATGCTCGCAGCACACAGCTGTGGACAGAGCTCATCAGCAAGGCTCACCCTGTGTTCACAGGAGTGAATGTCTTTACTTGACTCAGTATAGACCTTGACAACAGGGTCACCCAACTTTAACACCATGTCAAACAAAAGAGCGGTGAACCAGAAACCATCCTCCTTCATACATCATCACATCACATAGAAAACCCGCGACAGAGACACAGTTCTTATGAGCAAAACAGCTTTCAAGAAAGTCACAGGCAGCTCAGAGTTTAACTCCCTGAAACTACACTTCAGCAATTTCTTGAGACACATGCCCTCCCATCCACAATTCCCTCTCttgttttaaagacagaaaagaaaccataggaaaatttgtctttttaaaatagggAAATACATACCTTAAAATAGCAAGATATCAAAATACTTTGTACATGGGTATGTTCTGATTTTCCAAAACACTTGATCTCTCTTTCATTAGAGTTTTCAAAGATGCCCTGTGTTGAATGCAAACAAacccaacaacaacagaaacaatcATAATAGCACAAAATagaataacacaataataataacaaaaatagaagTGGATTCCATCCCCATCCTATTTCTTtcgggggctggggggtggtgaTGGAGTCAAGAAGAGGGGCACAGCATAGCATTACTTCTTCCACAAAGAGGTCATTGTTTTTAGGGTTATTTTACCGTAAATAGAGTAACAGACTAGAAATCTAGTTTCTTATGAAATGAGAGTAAAGCCATTCGAGCTGGGGGTTGGTAGCTGTAACAGGTTTGCTTGGGGGAGATTCCAGCTACCCTTACTGTTACTGCAAATCCTTGGGTCTGTCTGACCTGAAGCATGAAGGAGTGGGTGGGAAGCAGGGCGCAGGCAGGGATCCAAGACCCTGGGTGCATGGAAATGAATGCAGACAGCGCTCAGAGTAGCCTTCATGGATTCCCCCCAGGGACTATTTGAGAAATCAGAGCTTGTGACTTACCCACGTAGGCATCCTTTCAGAGAGCCTGTTATATACCGTTTTCCTCTTTCAACCAAAGGCTCTCTGCAAGCTTAAAAACAAGAAGATACCTAGGATCATGACTGGTAAAACTCTTTTTTATGTCTTATAAGTAGTTATCTGCCTTGTTGCTAAACACCTGGGCCAGCTGGAGGGTGGAAAGTGACCAGACTGAGAACCCTTGCAAAGGCCCCACGTCTTATCCCAAGTTCATGCCGTTGCAACTGCAGAGGATCTCCTTGAAGGTGTTGCGCAGCTCCAGGCTCCGGAAGGCATAGATGAGCGGGTCGATGACAGAGTTACACATGATGAGGACCAGGTAGGTATTGAAGTGGGCAGTGTAGCAGACGCAGTAGGGGTTGGTGGGGCAGGTTATTATGAGGACAAGATGGAGGAAGAAGGGGGCCCAGCAGAAGACGAAGACCCCCAGCAGGATGGTGATGGTGACTGCCCCCTTCATGCAGGAGTGCTGCTGCGGGGCCGCTCCATCAGCGGGTGGCAGCGCGGCGATGCGCTTGACGTGCAGCCGGGCGAAGAGGAACATGTGCACGTAGAGGGTGCCCATGAGCAGCAGCATGGCAAGGAACATGGTGACCAGGCACACGATGACCATCTTGCTCTCGGAGTAGACGATGAACACCACACCGCAGATGCCGCAGCCCAGCCAGATGGCCACGATCAGGGCCAGTGCCTTCCTCACGGTCATGATGCTGTGGTAGCGGAGTGCATAGAAGATGGTGACGTACCTGTCAACCGCAATGGCCAGAAGGTTGCAGATGGAGGCCACCAGGGAGATGCAGATCATGGAGTCAAAGACATTGTCCATGTGCTGGATGAACTGGTCCTCCAAGGTCAGGTAGTCGCTGTTGACCACGGCGATCATGATGGTCTCCAGGGCATTGGACACGCTCACCAGCATGTCGGCCACAGCCAGGCtgcagaggaagaagtacatgggggagTGCAGGTTGCCATTCCTGACCACCGCCAGGATGACCAGGATGTTTTCCAGCAGGCTGATGATGCCCAGGGCCAGGAAGACCTCGGGCTTGATGAAGACCTGTTCACAGAAGCGGCTGCTGCTCTGGTTGCTGAAGGAAGGGGCAGCGACGTGCTCTGAGCTGTTAGGCAGCTTTGGTTGAGCCGAGTGCAGACAGCACGAAGCATTCATCGCTCACAGGCAGCTGGCTGATTGGAGCGGGGGCTCCAGCAGGGTCCCgaggctgtggctgctgctgttgctgctgctttaggaaagaaaaaaaatctcccctGGGATCCTGGTTTCAGATGCTTGTCCAGAGTACAAGCTTGTCCAGTGTTAGATTTTGTTCTTCCCCAGAATAAAAGGATggagacagggagagaaagagacaggtcgggagagagaatgagagacagaggaaaaagtCAGCTTGGATTCTTACAAAAAACTTCCCTGTGCTTCTCCAGGACGATCAGTTTTAGAGAaacttatctctctctctcccttcttagCTTCCTActgtctctctttccccctctcaCATCCCAACCTGGGAACAGAAAACCAGCCACTAGCTGCTACAGTTACAACAGTTTTCATAGCAAGATGGGGGACGTGGTACCTGTTGTGAGGAGTGCGGGGGAAACACTCAGTTTTTATACATTGGCTGGAGGCAAACAACTCCTACTTAATCTTCAGAGCGGCGAAATGACCACT is a genomic window of Bos mutus isolate GX-2022 chromosome 13, NWIPB_WYAK_1.1, whole genome shotgun sequence containing:
- the MC3R gene encoding melanocortin receptor 3 yields the protein MNASCCLHSAQPKLPNSSEHVAAPSFSNQSSSRFCEQVFIKPEVFLALGIISLLENILVILAVVRNGNLHSPMYFFLCSLAVADMLVSVSNALETIMIAVVNSDYLTLEDQFIQHMDNVFDSMICISLVASICNLLAIAVDRYVTIFYALRYHSIMTVRKALALIVAIWLGCGICGVVFIVYSESKMVIVCLVTMFLAMLLLMGTLYVHMFLFARLHVKRIAALPPADGAAPQQHSCMKGAVTITILLGVFVFCWAPFFLHLVLIITCPTNPYCVCYTAHFNTYLVLIMCNSVIDPLIYAFRSLELRNTFKEILCSCNGMNLG